Proteins encoded by one window of Flavobacterium sp. N502540:
- the odhB gene encoding 2-oxoglutarate dehydrogenase complex dihydrolipoyllysine-residue succinyltransferase has product MILEMKVPSPGESIKEVEIATWLVKDGDYVEKDQAIAEVDSDKATLELPAEMSGVITLKAEEGDTVAVGAVVCLIDTDAAKPSGSAPAAEAPKAEAPKAEVKAEAPKAAPVQAPAATSYAAGTPSPAARKILDEKNIAPASVSGTGKGGRITKDDAVNAVPSMGTPTGGSRGTERTKLSMLRRKVAERLVSAKNETAMLTTFNEVNMTPINQIRNEYKDAFKAKHGGLGLGFMSFFTKAVTRALELYPDVNSMMDGDYKIAYDFADISIAVSGPKGLMVPVVRNAELLTFRGIEAEIKRLALRARDGQITVDDMTGGTFTITNGGVFGSMLSTPIINPPQSGILGMHNIIERPIAVNGKVEIHPMMYVALSYDHRIIDGRESVGFLVAVKEALENPLELLMNGDAKRALEL; this is encoded by the coding sequence ATGATTTTAGAAATGAAAGTCCCTTCACCAGGGGAATCTATAAAAGAAGTTGAAATCGCAACTTGGTTAGTAAAAGACGGCGATTATGTAGAAAAAGATCAGGCTATTGCTGAAGTTGATTCAGACAAAGCTACTCTTGAACTTCCTGCTGAAATGAGCGGAGTTATTACGCTTAAAGCAGAAGAAGGTGATACAGTAGCGGTAGGTGCTGTAGTTTGTTTAATCGATACTGACGCAGCTAAACCATCAGGATCTGCTCCGGCTGCTGAAGCTCCAAAGGCAGAAGCACCAAAAGCGGAAGTAAAAGCTGAAGCACCAAAAGCTGCTCCGGTTCAGGCTCCGGCAGCAACAAGTTACGCAGCAGGAACTCCATCTCCGGCAGCAAGAAAAATATTAGACGAGAAAAACATTGCTCCGGCTTCAGTTTCAGGAACTGGTAAAGGTGGCAGAATCACTAAAGATGACGCTGTAAATGCAGTACCTTCAATGGGAACTCCAACAGGAGGAAGCCGTGGAACTGAGCGTACAAAATTATCTATGTTGCGTCGTAAAGTAGCAGAGAGATTAGTTTCGGCTAAAAACGAAACAGCTATGCTTACTACTTTCAACGAAGTAAACATGACACCAATCAACCAAATTCGTAACGAATACAAAGATGCTTTCAAAGCAAAACATGGTGGTTTAGGTTTAGGATTCATGTCATTCTTTACAAAAGCAGTTACAAGAGCTTTAGAATTATACCCTGATGTTAACTCAATGATGGATGGTGACTACAAAATTGCTTACGATTTTGCTGACATCTCAATCGCAGTTTCAGGACCAAAAGGATTAATGGTACCAGTAGTTCGTAACGCTGAATTATTAACTTTCCGTGGAATCGAGGCTGAAATCAAAAGATTAGCGCTTAGAGCACGTGACGGTCAAATTACAGTTGACGACATGACGGGAGGAACTTTCACTATTACTAATGGTGGAGTATTCGGAAGTATGTTGAGTACTCCAATTATCAACCCTCCTCAGTCAGGAATCTTAGGAATGCATAACATCATCGAGCGTCCAATTGCTGTAAACGGTAAAGTGGAAATTCACCCAATGATGTACGTAGCTCTTTCTTACGATCACAGAATCATCGACGGACGTGAGTCAGTTGGTTTCTTAGTAGCCGTAAAAGAAGCTTTAGAAAATCCATTAGAGTTATTGATGAATGGAGATGCTAAACGCGCTTTAGAATTGTAA
- a CDS encoding LacI family DNA-binding transcriptional regulator, translated as MNDTKLIDIASALGISVTTVSKALKGYTDISKSTRARVIEMAETMNYMPNSVAVNLRTNETKTIGVIIPATVHHFFSSVLNGILEEAEKRGYLVIILQSNEKYELEKKQLALLIQKRVDGVLMSLSNETDDFTHINEAIRKNTPVVLFDKIAKRVDCSKVVINDAKAAFDAVSYLINKGFKKIAHFRGSYVPQNSIDRFLGYKRALEAHGIEYDSKLVYVCDNNTDFEDGYENAQKIMTEHPDIDAIFAITDLVAIGIIKYFNEAGIKTPEQVAVFGFSNWFMSTVISPKLTTIDQPGFEMGHQAVSLLIDEIADLKEHRPVTHQIIELPTRIIERESTVK; from the coding sequence ATGAATGACACCAAATTAATAGATATAGCATCGGCATTGGGAATTTCGGTTACCACGGTTTCAAAGGCATTAAAAGGCTATACCGACATTAGTAAGTCTACACGTGCCCGTGTGATCGAGATGGCCGAAACCATGAATTACATGCCTAATTCGGTTGCGGTAAATCTGAGAACCAACGAAACCAAAACAATAGGCGTAATCATTCCGGCTACCGTGCATCATTTCTTCTCCAGTGTCTTAAATGGTATTCTCGAAGAAGCCGAAAAAAGAGGCTATCTTGTCATTATATTACAATCCAACGAAAAATACGAACTGGAGAAAAAACAGCTGGCCCTATTAATTCAAAAACGTGTTGACGGGGTTTTAATGTCGCTCTCTAATGAAACAGATGACTTTACTCATATTAATGAAGCCATCCGTAAAAACACCCCTGTTGTTTTGTTTGATAAAATTGCCAAAAGAGTCGATTGTTCCAAAGTAGTGATCAATGATGCCAAAGCAGCATTCGACGCTGTTTCTTACCTCATTAATAAAGGATTCAAAAAGATCGCACATTTCAGGGGTTCGTACGTTCCTCAAAACTCCATCGACAGATTCTTAGGATACAAAAGAGCTTTGGAAGCACACGGAATTGAATACGATTCCAAACTGGTCTACGTGTGCGATAACAATACCGATTTTGAGGATGGCTACGAAAATGCCCAGAAAATAATGACAGAACACCCGGACATAGACGCGATTTTTGCCATCACTGATCTGGTAGCCATCGGAATTATCAAATATTTTAATGAGGCGGGAATCAAAACACCGGAACAGGTAGCGGTTTTTGGCTTTAGCAACTGGTTTATGAGTACGGTTATCTCACCTAAACTGACTACTATTGACCAACCCGGCTTTGAAATGGGGCATCAGGCGGTTTCGCTTTTAATAGATGAAATTGCCGACCTGAAAGAACATCGTCCGGTGACGCATCAAATTATTGAACTCCCTACAAGAATCATTGAAAGAGAATCGACTGTTAAATGA
- a CDS encoding TonB-dependent receptor has translation MKTKYTTTFLAFLFALLATPTMWAQQRASIKGQISLTNNQAADNVTIILKGTKIGTNTDSRGFYEIKNIKPGNYVIKVSAVGHSSKEKSISLNGGDEIIEDFTISSNSEQLDEIVINGHGKKNPLARKENQQVSRLPLKNLENPQVYSTITGELLKEQVVTNIDDALKNAPGLTPLWASTGRGNDGAGYFSLRGFAVQPTMINGLPGLTNGSLDPANIDRIEVIKGPSGTLFGSSLISYGGLINITTKRPYDHFGGEISYTAASYGLNRVTADVNTPLDDEHKVNLRINSAYHNENSFQDAGFKKSFFFAPSLSYEVNDKLSFFVNTEFMNNKATNPTMLFLDRDAPLRVHNMKELGYDNKRSYTSNQLAIETPSYNLQGQMIYKFNNEWTSQTVVSRGSTKSEGYYTYLYEKTKSIPTITEGIVLGRSLNYQNSTTLTTDIQQNFIGDFKIGTLRNRIVTGFDYFNTSLINNSTGYVANGDVYIGNASLKTVNEEVYKITDPAKYITTDDNGNLSKAGTDALLAKAKTNNNKTKQEVYSVYVSDVINFTPALSAMASVRVDRFMNADNGGYNQTAFSPKFGLVYQPILDKVSVFANYMDGFSNVAPGEDLIAGVGTPRIYNPEHANQFEVGTKLNLFKDKLYATFSYYDIKVTDQVYSIRTDATNSTSYQNGGQRNKGFEAEIVSNPVAGLNIVFGYSYNDAVLTAGDPEFVNFRPESAGARNLANLWASYKFLEGPLQGFGLGFGGNYVGDNKIMNRKITGAFTIPEYTVLNSSIFYTAEKFTLTLKMDNIANADTYDGWSTIHPRNMRSAAVSFAYKF, from the coding sequence ATGAAAACCAAATACACGACAACATTTTTGGCTTTTCTCTTTGCACTGCTTGCGACTCCAACCATGTGGGCACAGCAAAGAGCAAGCATAAAAGGACAAATTAGCCTTACCAACAACCAGGCCGCAGATAATGTGACCATTATCTTAAAAGGGACCAAAATAGGAACCAATACAGACAGCAGAGGTTTTTACGAAATTAAAAACATCAAACCGGGAAACTATGTGATTAAAGTTTCTGCGGTTGGGCATTCTTCAAAAGAAAAAAGTATTTCTCTTAATGGCGGAGACGAAATAATTGAAGATTTCACAATCAGTTCCAATTCTGAACAACTGGACGAAATCGTAATCAACGGTCACGGCAAAAAGAATCCGTTAGCCCGCAAAGAAAACCAGCAAGTATCAAGATTACCTCTTAAAAATCTTGAAAACCCGCAAGTTTATTCTACTATTACAGGCGAGCTGCTAAAAGAACAAGTCGTAACCAATATCGACGACGCTCTTAAAAACGCTCCGGGACTAACCCCACTTTGGGCATCTACAGGACGCGGAAATGATGGTGCAGGCTACTTTTCTCTAAGAGGTTTTGCTGTTCAGCCTACTATGATTAACGGATTGCCGGGATTAACAAACGGAAGTCTTGATCCTGCAAATATCGACAGAATCGAAGTAATCAAAGGGCCATCAGGAACCTTGTTTGGAAGCAGCCTTATTTCCTACGGAGGATTAATCAACATTACAACCAAAAGACCTTACGATCATTTCGGAGGAGAAATAAGCTACACCGCTGCAAGTTACGGATTAAACAGAGTTACTGCCGACGTCAACACCCCATTAGACGACGAGCACAAAGTAAACCTACGCATCAACTCTGCTTATCACAATGAAAATAGTTTTCAGGATGCAGGATTTAAAAAATCATTCTTTTTTGCCCCTTCTCTGTCTTACGAAGTAAACGATAAACTTTCGTTTTTTGTTAATACTGAATTCATGAACAATAAAGCGACCAATCCAACCATGTTGTTTTTAGACAGAGATGCGCCTTTAAGAGTTCACAATATGAAAGAACTAGGCTATGACAACAAACGTTCTTATACCAGTAACCAGCTTGCTATAGAAACACCTTCATACAATCTGCAAGGACAGATGATTTACAAGTTTAATAACGAATGGACCTCACAAACAGTGGTTTCCAGAGGATCAACAAAGTCTGAAGGTTACTACACCTATCTGTACGAAAAAACGAAATCAATACCCACTATTACCGAAGGAATAGTATTAGGTCGTTCTTTAAACTATCAAAATTCGACAACTTTAACCACTGATATTCAACAGAATTTCATAGGTGATTTTAAAATAGGAACCTTAAGAAACAGAATTGTTACAGGTTTTGACTACTTCAACACTTCATTGATAAACAACAGTACCGGATATGTCGCAAATGGAGATGTATACATTGGTAATGCCAGTTTGAAAACAGTTAACGAAGAGGTCTACAAAATTACCGATCCTGCAAAATACATTACAACCGATGATAACGGAAATTTATCAAAAGCCGGAACCGATGCTCTTTTAGCAAAAGCAAAAACAAACAATAACAAAACAAAACAGGAAGTGTACAGTGTTTATGTTTCGGATGTCATCAATTTTACTCCGGCATTGTCTGCCATGGCAAGTGTACGTGTAGACCGCTTTATGAACGCCGACAACGGAGGATACAATCAAACTGCTTTTTCTCCTAAATTCGGATTAGTGTATCAGCCGATTTTGGATAAAGTTTCTGTTTTCGCCAATTATATGGATGGATTTTCAAACGTTGCTCCCGGAGAAGACCTGATTGCAGGTGTGGGAACTCCAAGAATTTACAACCCGGAACATGCTAATCAATTTGAAGTTGGTACTAAACTGAACCTTTTCAAAGACAAACTTTACGCCACTTTCAGTTACTATGATATCAAAGTTACCGATCAGGTCTACAGCATCAGAACCGATGCTACAAACTCTACTTCTTACCAAAATGGAGGTCAGAGAAATAAAGGTTTCGAAGCCGAAATCGTTTCTAACCCTGTTGCCGGTTTAAATATTGTATTTGGCTACAGCTATAATGATGCAGTACTTACGGCAGGTGATCCTGAATTTGTAAACTTCAGACCGGAAAGCGCAGGAGCAAGAAATTTAGCCAATCTTTGGGCCAGCTACAAATTTTTGGAAGGACCACTACAAGGTTTCGGATTAGGTTTTGGAGGAAATTATGTGGGTGATAACAAAATCATGAACAGAAAAATAACCGGAGCGTTCACGATTCCTGAATATACGGTATTAAACTCTTCTATTTTCTATACTGCAGAGAAATTCACTTTAACCTTAAAGATGGATAACATTGCAAATGCAGATACTTATGATGGATGGTCTACGATTCATCCCAGAAACATGAGAAGCGCAGCGGTAAGTTTCGCTTATAAATTCTAA
- a CDS encoding TonB-dependent receptor, with amino-acid sequence MKQQHSYLGILFLILCLISVPNHLFAQHKNTVSGKVLDDSGQTIPGANVSLKGTDKNTITDENGRFVFSSIPAGDYTIVATNVGYKTFGKQITVKEGESLEVNLLLEGESQSLKEVVVTGSSSPRSKLESSVAITTMGAKAIEDRAPASTAALLQTIPGFVVEASGGEIGNNLFARGIPSAGAYEYVQIQEDGLPVFEDGALQFANADTFYRLDETVSKMEAVRGGSASIFANNAPGGIINFISKTGQNDFQGKAKFSTSDYGMFRTDLNLSGALIQDKLFFNVGGFYRADNGVRNTGFTANKGGQIKGNITYKFDDNDYLRINFKHLDDRNTFYLPIPLKSNNGKIEGIPGFNPNYGTLTSVNFSRLNVLQYGGGTFSADLEDGSHPIINSIGAEFKKKISEKVTFKNAFKQTNINLNYNAIFPNGGPWTQDAYATGVQNTTASNLTYSYVDNGATLDPNALIMRADLWHIEKKMNNFANNFSFAFDLDPVKLTAGYYYSNWKSNQYWNWNSYLVGVSDNPRLLNVKDNTSGVNHTWNGIERITWLERDAQTKGVLNDVYADAEIKATDKLTFNAGLRYNKDKYSGYRDNARFFAENLGVLNNNTADDKVTTVKGNPYTYWRYDVSEWSYTAAGNYKFNDNMASYVRYSHGFRSPIEESFYDNAADLSKLENTEVNQFELGYKYSNSFFNINANLFHMNLKNVAFTDILSDGSSENKFADVNNIGLEVETNARYKMVKMNFTFTVQKPEYDNFTGTNADGSTFNFNGNTARRIPKFFCNLRPEVDITKDITAYVQFSYYDKKFTNQDNKQVLPAYKEVGAGLNYTYHNLRFAVDASNLFNEIGLTEGDPRQTTSAASDVFMARPILGRAFRFSVAINF; translated from the coding sequence ATGAAACAGCAACATTCTTATTTAGGCATATTATTTTTGATATTGTGCTTAATCTCTGTTCCAAACCATCTGTTTGCACAGCATAAAAATACCGTTTCCGGAAAGGTACTTGATGATAGCGGACAAACTATTCCGGGAGCCAATGTTTCTCTTAAAGGAACAGATAAAAATACGATTACAGATGAAAACGGAAGATTTGTATTTTCCAGTATTCCCGCAGGAGATTATACCATTGTAGCGACTAATGTGGGCTATAAAACCTTTGGAAAACAAATCACCGTAAAAGAAGGAGAATCTCTAGAGGTTAATTTACTTCTGGAAGGGGAATCGCAAAGTTTGAAAGAAGTGGTCGTAACAGGTTCTTCAAGTCCGAGGTCGAAATTAGAATCCAGTGTGGCCATTACCACCATGGGCGCTAAGGCTATCGAAGACAGAGCACCTGCAAGTACGGCTGCTTTATTGCAAACGATTCCCGGATTTGTGGTGGAAGCCTCGGGAGGAGAAATTGGAAATAACCTTTTTGCTAGAGGAATCCCCTCTGCGGGAGCCTATGAGTATGTACAGATTCAGGAAGACGGATTGCCGGTTTTTGAAGATGGGGCTTTGCAGTTTGCGAATGCCGATACTTTTTACAGACTAGACGAAACTGTGAGTAAAATGGAAGCGGTTCGTGGAGGTTCGGCATCTATTTTTGCTAATAATGCGCCGGGAGGAATCATCAATTTTATTTCTAAAACTGGTCAGAATGACTTTCAGGGAAAAGCAAAGTTTTCGACTTCAGATTACGGAATGTTCCGAACAGATCTTAATTTATCGGGTGCTTTAATCCAGGACAAATTGTTCTTTAACGTTGGAGGTTTTTACAGAGCCGATAATGGAGTGAGAAATACCGGTTTTACAGCCAATAAAGGAGGGCAGATCAAAGGAAATATTACCTATAAATTTGATGATAACGATTATTTGAGAATTAACTTCAAACATCTGGATGACAGAAATACGTTCTATTTACCGATTCCGTTAAAAAGTAATAATGGAAAAATCGAAGGAATTCCGGGCTTTAATCCAAATTACGGAACCTTGACTTCAGTAAATTTCAGCCGTTTAAATGTACTGCAATATGGTGGGGGAACTTTTAGTGCAGATTTAGAAGATGGTTCTCATCCGATCATCAATTCGATTGGTGCTGAATTTAAAAAGAAGATATCTGAGAAAGTGACGTTCAAGAATGCCTTTAAGCAAACCAATATCAATTTGAATTACAATGCTATTTTTCCAAATGGCGGTCCATGGACACAAGATGCTTATGCAACAGGAGTTCAGAATACAACGGCTAGTAACCTGACTTATTCTTATGTGGATAATGGAGCAACACTTGATCCGAATGCCTTAATTATGAGAGCAGATCTTTGGCACATCGAAAAAAAGATGAACAATTTTGCGAACAATTTCTCTTTTGCGTTTGATTTAGATCCTGTAAAACTGACTGCAGGTTACTATTATTCCAACTGGAAATCGAATCAATACTGGAACTGGAATTCGTATTTAGTGGGAGTTTCAGACAATCCGAGGCTCTTGAATGTAAAAGACAATACATCAGGCGTAAATCATACCTGGAATGGGATTGAAAGAATTACATGGCTGGAAAGAGATGCGCAAACTAAAGGAGTTTTGAATGATGTTTATGCTGATGCCGAAATTAAAGCGACAGACAAGCTGACTTTCAATGCTGGTTTACGATATAACAAAGACAAATATTCAGGGTACCGAGACAATGCGAGATTTTTTGCAGAGAATTTGGGAGTTTTAAACAATAATACGGCGGATGATAAGGTAACAACGGTGAAAGGAAATCCGTATACGTATTGGAGATATGATGTGAGTGAATGGTCGTATACCGCTGCCGGAAACTACAAATTCAATGACAATATGGCTTCGTATGTACGTTACAGCCACGGTTTCAGATCGCCTATTGAAGAGTCTTTTTATGATAATGCAGCCGATTTGAGCAAGCTGGAAAACACCGAAGTAAATCAGTTTGAGTTGGGGTATAAATATTCTAATTCTTTCTTCAATATAAATGCCAACCTGTTTCATATGAATTTGAAAAATGTTGCTTTTACTGATATTTTATCAGATGGATCTTCTGAGAATAAATTCGCCGACGTAAACAATATTGGTCTTGAAGTAGAAACCAATGCCAGATACAAAATGGTAAAAATGAACTTTACGTTCACCGTTCAAAAACCGGAGTACGATAATTTTACGGGTACCAACGCTGACGGATCTACTTTTAATTTTAACGGAAACACAGCTAGGAGAATACCTAAGTTTTTCTGTAACTTAAGACCGGAAGTTGATATTACAAAAGATATTACAGCTTATGTGCAGTTCTCTTATTATGATAAAAAATTCACGAATCAGGACAATAAACAAGTTTTGCCGGCTTATAAAGAAGTAGGGGCAGGATTAAATTATACCTATCATAATCTTCGTTTTGCGGTTGATGCTTCAAACTTGTTCAATGAAATTGGTTTAACTGAAGGTGACCCAAGACAGACTACTTCTGCAGCAAGTGATGTTTTTATGGCAAGACCAATTTTAGGACGCGCCTTTAGATTTTCGGTAGCGATTAATTTTTAA
- a CDS encoding 2-oxoglutarate dehydrogenase E1 component — MDRFSFLNAAHTEFFAQLYDQYLVNPDSVEPSWRSFFQGFDFGQTTYNDENPVQRIVEYVTNDNVDCSLVSDKLQKEFNVLKLIDAYRTRGHLFTKTNPVRDRRTSSPTLDIENFGLTTADLSTVFDAAQAIGVAPSTLQDIVTRLQTIYCQHIGIEYMYIRNPGVVKWIQDKLAVNVNQPNFSSDEKKTILNKLNQAVSFENFLHTKYVGQKRFSLEGGESIIPALDALIEQAAEKGVEQFVMGMAHRGRLNVLANIFGKSTQDIFGEFDGKDYDQEYFDGDVKYHLGLTADKKTRTGKNININLAPNPSHLETVGAVIEGITRAKQDKYYPNDFSKVLPIAVHGDAAIAGQGILYEIIQMSLLDGYKTGGTIHIVINNQVGFTTNYLDARSSTYCTDVAKVTLSPVLHVNADDAEAVVHAVSFALDYRMQFGRDVFIDLLGYRKYGHNEGDEPRFTQPVLYKIIAKHKNPRDIYAEKLLSDGIIDASYVNALEKEYKSALEENLEASRKKDLTIITPFMQNEWNGFVQVTDTQMLEKTDTTFDKKELDSIINTISTLPADKKFINKITKIVTDRKVGYDNNTLDWGTAEALAYGSLLTEGFDVRISGQDVERGTFSHRHAVVKVEDSEEEVILLDTIANKKGKFGVFNSLLSEYGVLGFDYGYALANPNALTIWEAQFGDFSNGAQIMIDQYISCGEDKWNNQNGIVLLLPHGYEGQGAEHSSARMERYLQLCARHNMYVADCTTPANFFHLIRRQMKTKFRKPLVVFSPKSLLRDPRCVSTVEELANGSFQETIDDSTVNKKDVKSLVFCTGKFYYDIVAERENNGRNDVAVVRIEQLFPFPVEQIKEIIAQYPNADDYVWAQEEPKNMGAYSFMLMNFDLVKWRLASLKAYSAPASGSYTRSKRRHADAIRMVFDKNLFR, encoded by the coding sequence ATGGATAGGTTTTCATTTTTAAATGCAGCGCATACAGAGTTTTTCGCACAATTATATGATCAGTATTTAGTAAACCCAGATAGCGTTGAGCCAAGCTGGAGAAGTTTTTTTCAAGGTTTCGATTTTGGACAAACGACTTATAATGACGAAAATCCGGTTCAACGAATCGTTGAATACGTAACAAACGACAACGTAGATTGTAGTTTAGTTTCTGATAAATTACAAAAAGAATTCAATGTCCTAAAATTAATCGATGCTTACCGTACTCGCGGGCACTTGTTTACCAAAACAAACCCTGTTCGTGATCGCAGAACATCGTCTCCAACTTTAGACATTGAAAATTTCGGATTAACAACTGCTGATCTTTCAACAGTTTTTGATGCTGCTCAGGCAATCGGAGTAGCTCCTTCTACACTACAGGATATTGTTACACGTCTTCAGACTATTTACTGCCAGCACATTGGTATCGAATACATGTACATCAGAAATCCCGGCGTTGTAAAATGGATCCAGGACAAACTGGCTGTAAATGTAAACCAGCCAAACTTCTCTTCTGACGAAAAGAAAACAATCTTAAATAAATTAAACCAGGCCGTATCTTTCGAGAACTTCCTGCATACTAAATATGTAGGACAAAAACGATTCTCATTAGAAGGTGGAGAATCTATCATCCCGGCTTTGGACGCTTTAATCGAGCAGGCTGCCGAAAAAGGAGTAGAACAATTCGTAATGGGAATGGCTCACCGTGGCCGTTTGAACGTTTTGGCTAACATCTTCGGAAAATCAACTCAGGATATTTTTGGTGAGTTTGATGGTAAGGATTACGACCAAGAGTATTTTGATGGTGACGTTAAATACCACTTAGGTCTTACTGCCGACAAAAAAACAAGAACAGGAAAAAACATCAATATCAATTTAGCACCAAACCCTTCTCACTTAGAAACGGTTGGAGCTGTAATTGAAGGAATCACAAGAGCAAAACAAGACAAATACTACCCGAACGATTTCTCTAAAGTATTACCTATTGCCGTTCACGGAGATGCTGCAATCGCAGGTCAGGGAATCTTGTACGAAATCATTCAAATGTCATTGCTTGACGGTTACAAAACAGGCGGTACTATTCATATTGTAATCAACAATCAGGTTGGTTTTACCACTAACTATTTAGATGCACGTTCGTCTACTTACTGTACAGATGTTGCCAAAGTAACGCTTTCACCTGTATTACACGTAAATGCCGACGATGCTGAGGCTGTTGTACATGCCGTATCTTTTGCCTTAGACTACAGAATGCAATTTGGACGTGACGTATTTATCGATTTATTAGGATACAGAAAGTACGGTCATAACGAAGGTGATGAGCCTCGTTTTACACAACCTGTTTTATACAAAATCATCGCTAAACATAAAAATCCAAGAGATATTTATGCAGAGAAATTATTGTCTGACGGCATAATCGATGCCTCTTATGTAAATGCTTTAGAAAAAGAATACAAATCTGCTTTAGAGGAAAACTTAGAAGCTTCCCGTAAAAAAGATTTGACTATTATAACTCCGTTCATGCAAAACGAATGGAATGGATTTGTTCAGGTAACAGATACGCAAATGTTAGAAAAAACAGATACTACTTTTGACAAGAAGGAACTGGATTCTATCATCAATACGATCTCAACGTTACCGGCAGACAAGAAATTCATCAACAAGATCACTAAAATTGTTACCGACAGAAAAGTAGGATACGACAACAACACTCTTGATTGGGGAACTGCAGAAGCATTAGCTTACGGTTCGCTTTTAACAGAAGGATTTGACGTTCGTATTTCCGGTCAGGACGTAGAGCGTGGTACATTCTCTCACCGTCATGCAGTAGTTAAAGTAGAAGATTCTGAAGAAGAAGTAATTTTACTGGACACTATAGCGAACAAAAAAGGAAAATTCGGTGTTTTCAACTCGCTTTTATCTGAATATGGTGTTCTTGGTTTTGATTATGGATATGCATTAGCGAATCCAAATGCTTTAACGATCTGGGAAGCACAGTTTGGAGATTTCTCTAACGGAGCCCAAATCATGATTGACCAGTATATTTCTTGTGGAGAAGACAAATGGAACAACCAAAACGGTATTGTTTTATTATTGCCTCACGGATATGAAGGTCAGGGAGCTGAGCACTCTTCTGCAAGAATGGAACGTTACTTACAACTTTGTGCAAGACACAATATGTATGTTGCCGATTGTACAACACCGGCTAACTTCTTCCACTTGATCAGAAGACAAATGAAAACAAAATTCCGTAAACCATTGGTAGTTTTCTCTCCAAAAAGTTTATTACGTGATCCAAGATGCGTATCTACTGTTGAGGAATTAGCAAACGGAAGTTTCCAGGAAACAATCGACGATAGTACAGTAAACAAAAAAGACGTAAAATCTTTAGTATTCTGTACCGGTAAATTCTACTACGACATTGTAGCTGAAAGAGAAAACAACGGAAGAAATGACGTTGCAGTGGTTCGTATCGAGCAATTGTTCCCTTTCCCTGTGGAGCAAATCAAAGAAATCATCGCACAATATCCAAATGCTGACGATTACGTTTGGGCACAGGAAGAGCCTAAAAACATGGGAGCTTACAGCTTTATGTTGATGAACTTTGACCTTGTGAAATGGAGATTAGCTTCATTGAAAGCTTACTCTGCTCCGGCATCAGGAAGTTACACACGTTCAAAACGTCGTCACGCTGATGCTATCAGAATGGTATTCGATAAAAATTTATTCAGATAA